In Elusimicrobiota bacterium, the sequence CAATGCGCGTGCGACACTCCACCCTGCGGGGATTCTAACGGCGGTCCAACCTACACTGGGCATCTCGCGAATCACTGCGGCCCCCTTGGCCGCTAGCGAGGCCGTCCGCTGCAGTGCAGAGTAGGTGCTTGAAAACTGGACGAACAACTCTCCCGAGACGACTTCAACCCCCTTCGATCCTCCACCCAAGGTGCGCGCCTGCGCACCGCCTATCTTCTCGATCTTCAGCGCCATGGCGGGCACCGACAGGGCGATGAGGAATCCGCCGAGTACCGCCCCGCGAAAAACAGGATTTCTCATCGGGTTCATCGTTTCGCCTCCGCTCCGCCGACGATGTCGAGGAGCTGGGAGATGTCCTTGAGCACGTAGTCGGCGCCCGAATCCTCGGTGCCGTGGCTGTCGCCGTACTTCGCCCAGGCCGTGCGGATGCCCAGGCGCTTGGCGCCGAGGATGTCGCGCTCGGCCCAGTCGCCGACCATGAGCGCCTCGGCCGGCTTCGCCTTCACGAGCTCCAACGCCTTGCGAAAAGGGATCGGGTCCGGCTTGCGCACGCCGAAGTCCTCGGAGGTGATGACGTGCTCGAAGTAGTCTTGGAGGCCGAGGTCGACGATGCGCAGCCAGACCTCGAGCTTGGGCGCATCCGAGATGGCGGCGATGCGCACGCCGCGTCGGATGAGCGCGACCATCGTGGACTTGACGTGCGGGTAGAGCGTGAGGGTCCCGACCTTGGCCCGGCGGTAGCCGGCGATCCCGGAGGCCAGGATCTTGTAGTCGATGCGGCCGAACTCCTTGAGGAGGACCTTGTCGAAGATCTTCTGGTCCTCGACGCCCTCTTTCCAGTAGACGTCGAAGATCTTGTCGAGCATGGCCTGCTTCTCGACCTTGAGCCCCGCGTCGATCATGGCCTCGACGGCCGCGTCCACCGCCGCCCGCTTCATGCGCATGAAGTCGGTAAGAGTGTTATCAATATCGAACAGCACGGCCTTGATCAATTCAGTTTCCTCAACTCCCGACCCTTCGGGAGACCGGACTACCGGCCTTCCTCACCGCGTCCGGTCCCGGCACTATCAGAGCCGGGGTGCCGGCGAGGGCTGGGTGGGGGAGGACACTCGCCCCCACTCGTCTTCACTTCAGTGCGTCCCTCACTCCTAGAGGGCGGGGAGCGCCATCTTCCCGCCCCTACTCCTGCACCCGCTCCATATACTCGCCCGTCCGCGTGTCGATGCGGATGTTGTCGCCCTCTTTGATGAAGAGCGGGACCTTCACCTCGACCCCTTCGGCCGTCGTCGCCTTCTTCTGGAGGTTGGAGACGGAATCGCCCTTGAAGCCGGGCTCGCAGCTGGTGATCTTGGTGACGACGTTGGCCGGCAGGTCCACCGTGCGGAAGGCGCCGTCGAAATAGACGCCGATGACGTCCATGTTCTCGACGAGGAAGCGGGCCTGGTCGCCGAGCTTGGCCTTGGGGAGCTGCTCCTGCTCGAAGCTCTCGACGTCCATGAAGTGGAGCGTCTCGCCCTCGGAGTAGAGGTACTGGAAATCGCGCTTGCGGACGTCGACCTCCTGGAACTTCTCGTCGGAGGAGTAGGACTTCTCGAGCACGGAGCCGCTGTTCACGTCGCGGCACTTCACGCGCACGACGGCCTTCGCCTGCGACTTGCGGTGATGCTGATAGTGGATGATCTCGAG encodes:
- a CDS encoding HAD-IA family hydrolase, whose translation is MLFDIDNTLTDFMRMKRAAVDAAVEAMIDAGLKVEKQAMLDKIFDVYWKEGVEDQKIFDKVLLKEFGRIDYKILASGIAGYRRAKVGTLTLYPHVKSTMVALIRRGVRIAAISDAPKLEVWLRIVDLGLQDYFEHVITSEDFGVRKPDPIPFRKALELVKAKPAEALMVGDWAERDILGAKRLGIRTAWAKYGDSHGTEDSGADYVLKDISQLLDIVGGAEAKR
- the efp gene encoding elongation factor P gives rise to the protein MITPAGFKEGLIYLDGGQYLEIIHYQHHRKSQAKAVVRVKCRDVNSGSVLEKSYSSDEKFQEVDVRKRDFQYLYSEGETLHFMDVESFEQEQLPKAKLGDQARFLVENMDVIGVYFDGAFRTVDLPANVVTKITSCEPGFKGDSVSNLQKKATTAEGVEVKVPLFIKEGDNIRIDTRTGEYMERVQE